The following proteins are co-located in the Deferribacter autotrophicus genome:
- the rimI gene encoding ribosomal protein S18-alanine N-acetyltransferase has translation MIKPAVYDDLKKIYAIEMEVYDTPWSYESFVKEFYNPCSQIYVYEYNKSIIGFVVIWDLGNEVEIANIAVSKSYQGQGVGGKLLEFVLDSKGDAVFYLEVEEGNKAARRLYTKFGFIEYGKRLNYYGLGKHAILMKLKKG, from the coding sequence TTGATAAAGCCTGCGGTTTATGATGATTTAAAGAAAATTTATGCTATAGAGATGGAAGTTTATGATACTCCATGGAGTTATGAAAGTTTTGTTAAAGAATTTTATAATCCTTGTTCACAAATATATGTTTATGAGTATAATAAAAGTATAATCGGTTTTGTTGTTATATGGGATTTAGGAAATGAAGTTGAGATTGCAAATATAGCTGTTTCAAAATCATATCAAGGACAAGGGGTTGGAGGTAAATTGCTAGAATTTGTTTTAGATTCTAAAGGGGATGCTGTTTTTTACCTTGAGGTTGAAGAAGGTAATAAAGCAGCAAGAAGATTATATACAAAATTTGGTTTTATAGAATATGGTAAGAGATTGAATTATTATGGTTTAGGTAAGCATGCAATTTTAATGAAATTAAAGAAGGGGTGA
- a CDS encoding DUF465 domain-containing protein produces the protein MLDKNDTIIKELLEKNDEFRKLFEEHIRLEQDLEALYSLKYFPPEVELKIKEIKLTKLKGKDRMNQIIKEYKEKIQGE, from the coding sequence ATGTTAGATAAGAATGATACTATTATTAAAGAGTTGCTTGAAAAAAATGATGAATTCAGAAAACTTTTTGAAGAACATATAAGGTTAGAGCAAGATTTGGAAGCCCTTTACAGTTTAAAATACTTTCCTCCTGAAGTGGAGCTGAAAATAAAAGAGATTAAACTTACAAAGTTAAAAGGAAAAGATAGGATGAATCAAATAATAAAAGAATACAAAGAGAAAATTCAGGGGGAATAA
- the metK gene encoding methionine adenosyltransferase, whose amino-acid sequence MERKRYVFTSESVTEGHPDKVADQISDAILDALIKDDPYSRVACETLVTTGLAIVAGEITTRTYVDIPGIVRETIKEIGYTRAKYGFDYETCGVITTIDKQSPDIAMGVDTGGAGDQGLMFGFACDETEELMPLPIMLAHKICKQLSDVRKQGILHYLRPDGKSQVTIQYEGFKPVKIDTIVVSTQHSPDVKLNDLKEDVIEKIIKPVVPKELLDEEHVTYHINPTGRFVIGGPMGDCGLTGRKIIVDTYGGIGRHGGGCFSGKDPSKVDRSAAYAARWVAKNIVAAGLATRCEIQLAYAIGVAYPVSIMVNTFGTGIIPDEEIEKIVEKVFDLTPKGIIEALDLRKPIYKKTAAYGHFGRKEFSWEQTNRVDEIKELAGKLGA is encoded by the coding sequence ATGGAAAGAAAGAGGTATGTGTTTACATCAGAATCAGTAACAGAAGGTCATCCTGATAAAGTTGCTGATCAAATATCAGATGCGATTTTAGATGCTTTGATAAAAGATGATCCATACAGCCGTGTGGCGTGTGAAACATTGGTTACGACAGGTTTAGCAATTGTAGCAGGTGAAATAACAACACGTACATATGTTGATATTCCGGGTATTGTTAGAGAAACAATAAAAGAGATAGGTTATACAAGAGCAAAGTATGGTTTTGATTATGAAACCTGTGGAGTAATAACTACAATTGATAAACAATCACCTGATATAGCTATGGGTGTGGATACTGGTGGTGCAGGTGATCAGGGGTTAATGTTTGGTTTTGCCTGTGATGAAACAGAGGAATTGATGCCTTTACCTATCATGCTTGCTCATAAAATATGTAAGCAGTTAAGTGACGTTAGGAAACAAGGGATTTTACACTATTTAAGGCCTGATGGAAAATCTCAGGTAACTATTCAGTATGAGGGTTTTAAACCTGTTAAGATAGACACCATTGTTGTATCAACACAACATTCTCCTGATGTGAAATTAAATGATTTAAAAGAAGATGTAATAGAGAAAATAATTAAGCCCGTTGTACCAAAAGAACTTCTAGATGAAGAACATGTGACATACCATATAAATCCGACTGGAAGATTTGTAATTGGTGGTCCAATGGGGGATTGCGGTCTTACAGGTAGAAAGATAATTGTTGATACTTATGGCGGCATAGGAAGACATGGTGGAGGATGTTTCAGTGGTAAGGACCCATCTAAAGTGGATAGAAGTGCAGCTTATGCAGCAAGATGGGTGGCGAAAAATATAGTAGCTGCTGGCCTTGCAACAAGATGTGAGATTCAGCTTGCTTATGCTATTGGTGTAGCATACCCTGTGTCAATTATGGTAAACACATTTGGTACTGGGATTATTCCAGATGAAGAGATAGAGAAGATTGTAGAAAAAGTATTTGATTTGACTCCAAAAGGTATCATAGAAGCTCTTGATTTAAGAAAGCCTATATACAAGAAAACAGCTGCTTATGGGCATTTTGGTAGGAAAGAGTTTAGCTGGGAACAAACAAACAGGGTGGATGAAATAAAAGAGTTGGCTGGAAAATTAGGAGCTTAA
- the ahcY gene encoding adenosylhomocysteinase, with protein MKYDIKDINLADLGKRRILWADKDMPVLSKIRERFEKEKPFAGLKMSCCLHVTAETANLVRTLKAGGADVVLCASNPLSTQDDVAASLVRDFGIPVFAIKGEDNETYYKHLESAIAHSPNITMDDGADLVSEILKNHPELYGQILGSMEETTTGVIRLKAMEKNNVLKFPVIAVNDVQTKYMFDNRYGTGQSTLDGIIRATDVLLAGKTFVIAGYGWCGRGLAERAKGMGANVIVTEVNPIKALEAAMDGFRVMEMIDAVKEADIICTVTGNIHVLRKEHFEVMKDGCYICNSGHFDVEIDIPALKELAEEINENVRNFVDEYVLADGRKIYLLAEGRLVNLSAAEGHPASVMDMSFATQALASEYVVKNKDKLENKVYVLPEEIEQDIAFTKLATMGIKIDQLTEEQKEYLSAWEIGT; from the coding sequence ATGAAATATGATATAAAGGATATAAACTTAGCTGATTTGGGTAAAAGGCGTATTCTTTGGGCAGATAAAGATATGCCTGTCCTATCAAAAATAAGGGAGAGGTTTGAAAAAGAAAAGCCTTTTGCTGGTTTAAAGATGTCTTGCTGTCTTCATGTCACAGCTGAGACTGCAAACCTTGTGAGGACTTTGAAGGCGGGTGGCGCTGATGTAGTGCTTTGTGCATCAAACCCTCTATCTACGCAGGATGATGTGGCTGCTTCACTTGTTAGGGATTTTGGGATACCTGTATTTGCAATAAAAGGGGAAGATAACGAAACGTATTATAAACATCTTGAGAGTGCCATTGCTCATTCTCCAAACATTACAATGGATGATGGGGCAGATTTGGTAAGTGAAATTTTAAAGAATCATCCAGAGCTATATGGGCAGATTTTAGGAAGTATGGAGGAAACTACCACGGGTGTTATCAGGCTTAAGGCTATGGAAAAGAATAATGTTTTGAAATTTCCGGTGATAGCTGTGAATGATGTGCAGACAAAGTATATGTTTGATAACAGGTACGGAACTGGGCAATCTACTCTGGATGGAATTATAAGGGCAACAGATGTTCTGCTTGCTGGTAAAACCTTTGTGATTGCAGGATATGGCTGGTGTGGTCGTGGTCTTGCCGAGAGAGCAAAAGGTATGGGAGCTAATGTTATAGTAACTGAAGTAAACCCCATTAAAGCATTAGAAGCTGCAATGGATGGCTTTAGAGTTATGGAAATGATTGATGCAGTTAAAGAAGCGGATATAATATGCACTGTAACAGGAAATATCCATGTGTTAAGAAAAGAGCATTTTGAAGTGATGAAAGATGGATGCTATATATGCAATTCCGGTCATTTTGATGTGGAGATTGATATTCCGGCTTTGAAAGAACTTGCAGAAGAAATTAATGAAAATGTTAGAAACTTTGTAGATGAATATGTTTTAGCTGATGGAAGAAAAATATATCTGCTTGCTGAAGGAAGACTTGTGAATCTTAGTGCAGCTGAAGGACACCCTGCAAGTGTTATGGATATGAGTTTTGCGACGCAAGCTCTAGCATCCGAGTATGTTGTAAAAAATAAAGATAAATTAGAAAATAAAGTTTATGTCCTGCCTGAAGAAATTGAGCAGGATATAGCATTCACAAAACTTGCTACAATGGGAATTAAAATAGACCAATTAACGGAAGAACAAAAAGAGTATTTATCAGCCTGGGAAATTGGAACATAA
- a CDS encoding dihydrolipoyl dehydrogenase family protein, giving the protein MDNYFDVIVIGAGPAGISTAKQLSQKGKSVLVVDNNVANNYVQKGSVLSNSVLYYSYLYDMFINRIINFIDIKEKDVKVHVKKLRKSIDTIKNKLSKTFINELVENNISLKSGVAKFLNESSILIDDEVYEFDYVVIATGSTPKSLKLGSKINYLTLENFLNLESIPENITIIGGGYVGVEIAVIFKRFGAQVTIVEKEDKLLRDFDDFIVKKFEDALKKGGVNILKKVVPEKIERVGSKIIIFLNNGEKIETNETFVAIGREPNLANLDLEKAGIRVKDGRIKLNNYLQTSNKKVFVVGDATGFNMFVNWSYKSSEIVVDNILGAKRNYKKVTIPKIIYADPEIASIGITEQEAKEQKMNYEVIKYSFADIEKSAILGFSKGVIKIIYNKDDSKIVGAHVLGKGASELINIFGLMIQLKVGVEKIKTCIFNNPLFASILTDLSEAIRGKCCDS; this is encoded by the coding sequence ATGGATAATTACTTCGATGTAATTGTCATAGGTGCTGGTCCTGCCGGGATCAGCACTGCCAAACAATTAAGCCAAAAAGGTAAATCCGTTCTTGTTGTAGATAACAATGTAGCAAATAATTACGTACAGAAGGGGAGTGTTTTATCAAATTCTGTACTGTATTATAGTTACTTGTATGATATGTTTATCAATAGAATAATAAACTTCATTGATATAAAAGAAAAAGATGTAAAAGTACATGTAAAAAAGCTAAGAAAAAGTATTGATACTATAAAAAATAAGTTAAGTAAGACTTTTATTAATGAGCTTGTGGAAAATAATATTTCTTTGAAATCTGGTGTAGCAAAGTTTTTAAACGAAAGTTCAATATTAATTGATGATGAGGTATATGAGTTTGATTATGTTGTGATAGCTACTGGCTCTACTCCTAAAAGTTTGAAACTTGGATCAAAAATAAATTATTTAACTCTAGAAAACTTTTTAAATCTAGAATCAATTCCTGAAAATATAACAATTATTGGTGGAGGATATGTAGGAGTAGAAATTGCAGTTATTTTTAAGCGTTTTGGTGCTCAGGTAACAATTGTTGAGAAGGAAGATAAGCTTTTGAGAGATTTTGATGATTTTATTGTGAAAAAATTTGAAGATGCTCTTAAAAAAGGTGGTGTCAATATACTTAAAAAAGTTGTACCTGAAAAAATTGAAAGGGTTGGTAGTAAGATCATAATTTTTCTTAATAATGGTGAAAAGATAGAAACAAACGAGACTTTCGTAGCAATAGGACGTGAACCTAATTTAGCAAATTTGGATTTGGAAAAAGCTGGTATCAGGGTAAAAGACGGTAGAATCAAGCTTAATAATTATTTGCAGACTAGTAATAAAAAGGTTTTTGTGGTCGGTGATGCCACTGGTTTTAATATGTTTGTTAATTGGTCTTATAAGTCTTCGGAAATAGTAGTAGATAATATCTTAGGTGCAAAGAGAAATTATAAAAAAGTAACTATCCCAAAAATTATTTATGCTGATCCTGAGATTGCTTCAATTGGAATTACTGAACAGGAGGCAAAAGAGCAAAAGATGAACTATGAAGTAATTAAATATAGTTTTGCGGACATTGAAAAATCAGCTATTTTAGGATTTTCAAAAGGAGTAATAAAAATAATTTATAATAAAGATGACAGTAAGATTGTGGGAGCTCATGTGCTTGGTAAAGGTGCATCTGAGCTGATAAATATTTTTGGTTTAATGATACAATTGAAAGTTGGTGTAGAGAAGATTAAAACCTGTATTTTTAACAATCCTTTATTTGCTTCCATTTTAACTGATCTCAGTGAGGCAATTAGGGGGAAGTGTTGTGATTCTTAG
- a CDS encoding lysophospholipid acyltransferase family protein — MILSYFFWFILILITAITIIVGAPFELIRFKFNKRSFYRKLGYYWGKFSLMATFTKYEVKGIENIDFTKNYIVMGNHLSYFDIFLVFVALKDKIVFMAKKELFSIPFFGTVLKRMDFIPVDRENPREAMKSLIEASKKLKEGDSILVFPEGTRSEDGKLLEFKQGGFILAKRAGLDILPFAIRGTNNVLKKNSLKIRPFQKISITFLPPVSSEGKKINELLLEVREAILKELNA, encoded by the coding sequence GTGATTCTTAGTTATTTTTTTTGGTTTATTTTGATTTTGATTACAGCCATTACAATTATTGTTGGTGCTCCTTTCGAGTTGATTAGGTTCAAATTTAATAAAAGGAGCTTTTATAGAAAGCTTGGATATTATTGGGGTAAGTTTTCTTTAATGGCTACCTTTACAAAATATGAAGTTAAAGGAATAGAAAATATTGATTTTACAAAGAATTACATCGTAATGGGGAATCATTTAAGCTATTTTGATATTTTTCTTGTGTTTGTAGCTTTAAAAGATAAAATCGTTTTTATGGCAAAAAAAGAGCTTTTTTCTATCCCATTTTTTGGTACTGTACTAAAACGAATGGATTTTATACCTGTTGATAGGGAAAATCCGAGAGAAGCCATGAAAAGTTTAATTGAAGCGTCAAAAAAGCTGAAGGAGGGTGATTCTATTTTAGTGTTTCCAGAAGGTACCAGGTCTGAAGACGGTAAATTACTGGAATTTAAGCAAGGTGGCTTTATTTTGGCAAAAAGGGCGGGGCTTGATATATTGCCATTTGCAATCAGAGGGACGAATAATGTTTTAAAGAAAAACAGCTTAAAAATTCGTCCGTTTCAAAAAATCTCCATTACTTTTTTACCGCCAGTTTCTTCCGAAGGGAAAAAGATAAATGAATTACTTCTGGAAGTGCGTGAAGCCATTTTGAAGGAGCTTAATGCATAA
- the folK gene encoding 2-amino-4-hydroxy-6-hydroxymethyldihydropteridine diphosphokinase, which yields MHKVILSIGTNLGDKLKNIYTSLLLLEKKLVQIEKISSVYRTKSLLLDDQPDYFNIVVEAETKLFQIELLDVCKEIEKKMGRTHTERWMPRIIDVDIIDFNRKVFITDELIIPHLQFHKRSFVVYPMKEICPDYIHPVSKKSLEYFIKKIECDLAIKRVGVLKWP from the coding sequence ATGCATAAGGTAATTCTTTCTATCGGTACTAATCTTGGAGACAAGTTAAAAAATATATATACTTCTTTGCTGCTTCTTGAAAAAAAACTTGTTCAAATTGAAAAGATATCATCAGTTTATAGAACGAAATCGTTGCTACTTGATGACCAACCTGACTATTTTAATATTGTAGTGGAAGCAGAAACAAAGTTATTTCAAATTGAGCTTTTAGATGTGTGTAAAGAGATTGAAAAAAAGATGGGTAGAACTCATACAGAGAGATGGATGCCGAGGATTATAGATGTTGATATAATCGATTTTAATAGAAAAGTTTTTATAACTGATGAGTTGATTATACCCCATTTGCAGTTTCACAAACGAAGTTTTGTAGTTTATCCTATGAAGGAGATTTGCCCCGATTATATTCATCCGGTCAGTAAAAAATCTTTAGAGTATTTTATAAAAAAAATAGAATGCGATCTTGCTATTAAAAGGGTGGGGGTGCTTAAATGGCCGTAA
- a CDS encoding AAA family ATPase, which produces MAVITISREYGCSGEFVAARLSKQLNYKYINKELIEYIAILTGVPKEVVEKYDEEMHSNFKAFISKYFDLDMFKDIFEKVEEAEKEIKILDDDQDLFGDRFSASHVIDSEIFHSMVERLITKLADEDNVVILGRGSQCILQNFEKAYHFRLYADIEDRIKWVSKSENISENDARKKIMEIDKRKRNFVEHYYDKNIDDKNLYHLLINMSKVSIDGAVEIISHIVR; this is translated from the coding sequence ATGGCCGTAATTACCATTTCTAGAGAGTATGGATGTTCGGGAGAATTTGTCGCTGCACGATTGAGTAAGCAGTTAAATTATAAATATATAAATAAAGAGTTGATTGAGTATATTGCCATTTTAACCGGGGTTCCTAAAGAGGTGGTCGAGAAATATGATGAGGAGATGCACTCTAATTTCAAAGCTTTTATATCAAAGTATTTTGATCTAGATATGTTTAAAGATATTTTTGAAAAAGTAGAAGAAGCTGAAAAAGAAATCAAGATATTGGATGATGATCAAGATTTATTTGGTGACAGATTCTCCGCCAGCCATGTCATAGATAGTGAAATTTTTCATTCAATGGTGGAAAGGTTAATTACCAAACTTGCAGATGAAGATAATGTTGTGATTCTTGGAAGGGGTTCACAATGTATATTGCAAAATTTTGAAAAAGCTTACCATTTCAGGCTATATGCTGATATTGAAGATAGAATCAAATGGGTGTCGAAAAGTGAAAATATTTCAGAGAATGATGCGAGAAAAAAAATTATGGAGATTGATAAAAGAAAAAGGAATTTTGTGGAGCATTATTACGACAAAAATATTGATGATAAAAATTTGTATCATTTATTAATTAACATGTCGAAAGTTTCAATAGATGGTGCAGTTGAAATTATTTCTCATATTGTAAGATAA
- the queC gene encoding 7-cyano-7-deazaguanine synthase QueC, which produces MSKGIVLVSGGMDSCVTAAIAKDLGYELYFLHVNYGQRTEKRELQAFYDISSFYNAKDTMVVDISYLKKIGGSSLTDESMEVEKGKLNREGIPTTYVPFRNANILSIATSWAEVIGAEKIFIGAVEEDSSGYPDCREIFYKKFNELLSVALASDFKVEVVTPLINLKKGQIVQKGVELKAPLHLSWSCYKSEDKACGECDSCFLRLKGFMDAGEIDPISYKKYPDFYQEFLKSSH; this is translated from the coding sequence ATGTCTAAGGGTATTGTTTTGGTAAGTGGTGGAATGGATAGCTGCGTGACAGCAGCCATAGCCAAGGATTTGGGATATGAGCTTTACTTTCTTCATGTCAATTATGGACAGAGAACTGAAAAAAGAGAATTACAGGCGTTCTATGATATATCATCTTTTTATAATGCTAAAGACACTATGGTTGTTGATATTAGTTATTTGAAAAAGATTGGTGGTTCATCTCTTACCGATGAGAGTATGGAAGTGGAAAAAGGTAAATTGAACAGGGAAGGAATACCTACCACCTATGTACCTTTTAGAAATGCAAATATACTTTCAATTGCTACGAGTTGGGCTGAAGTTATAGGGGCAGAGAAAATATTTATAGGAGCTGTAGAAGAGGATAGTTCGGGGTATCCCGATTGCAGGGAGATATTTTATAAAAAGTTTAACGAGCTTTTATCTGTGGCGCTTGCTTCAGACTTTAAAGTTGAAGTGGTAACTCCTTTAATTAATTTGAAAAAAGGTCAAATAGTGCAAAAAGGGGTTGAGTTGAAAGCACCTTTGCATCTGAGCTGGTCTTGTTATAAAAGTGAAGATAAGGCTTGTGGTGAATGTGATAGTTGTTTTTTAAGGTTGAAAGGTTTTATGGATGCCGGAGAGATTGATCCGATATCTTATAAGAAATATCCTGATTTTTATCAGGAGTTTCTAAAAAGTTCTCACTGA
- the pfkA gene encoding 6-phosphofructokinase yields the protein MKRVAVITSGGDCPGMNAAIRSVVRTAISKGLEVYGIEQGYKGMIEGKFRKLESRDVANIIQRGGTFLRSARSERFKTEEGQKEAIKNLEKFNIDALIVIGGDGSLRGANVLCKKYGVKVIGIPGSIDNDIYGTDMSIGVDTALNTIVRCIDSINDTASSHDRTFLIEVMGRDCGYLALMSAIAGGAEAVLIPEVPYNIEKIIEKIKRRYEEGKTRSIIIVAESVGSAYDFGKVFGMIGGFDTRITVLGHLQRGGSPTVFDRTLATRMGAFAVEALLDGACGDMVALQKTKMELVKLDEVLFKRKELDPTLLEIAEMLSN from the coding sequence ATGAAAAGAGTTGCTGTTATAACAAGTGGTGGGGATTGCCCCGGAATGAATGCTGCAATAAGAAGTGTTGTGAGGACTGCTATTTCTAAAGGATTGGAAGTATATGGTATAGAGCAAGGTTACAAAGGGATGATAGAGGGGAAGTTTAGAAAACTTGAAAGTAGGGATGTGGCAAATATTATTCAACGTGGAGGGACTTTTTTAAGAAGTGCCAGAAGTGAGCGATTTAAAACGGAGGAAGGACAAAAGGAAGCTATAAAAAATCTTGAAAAGTTTAATATTGATGCATTGATTGTTATAGGTGGAGATGGTTCCTTGCGTGGAGCTAACGTGCTTTGTAAGAAATACGGAGTAAAAGTGATAGGGATTCCTGGTTCAATCGATAATGATATATACGGTACAGATATGTCTATTGGTGTTGATACTGCACTTAATACAATAGTAAGATGTATCGATTCAATAAATGATACTGCGAGTTCTCATGATAGGACATTTTTGATAGAGGTTATGGGTAGAGATTGTGGATATCTTGCACTTATGTCTGCCATTGCCGGTGGAGCTGAGGCGGTATTGATCCCTGAAGTTCCTTACAACATCGAGAAAATAATTGAGAAGATTAAAAGAAGGTATGAAGAAGGTAAAACAAGGAGTATTATAATTGTGGCTGAAAGTGTTGGTTCTGCTTACGATTTTGGAAAAGTTTTTGGTATGATTGGTGGATTTGATACAAGGATTACTGTTCTTGGGCATTTGCAAAGAGGAGGTAGCCCCACTGTTTTTGATAGAACGCTTGCCACAAGGATGGGTGCATTTGCAGTGGAAGCACTTTTAGATGGTGCATGTGGTGATATGGTTGCATTACAAAAGACTAAAATGGAACTTGTAAAACTTGATGAAGTGTTATTTAAAAGAAAAGAGCTTGATCCTACACTTCTAGAAATTGCTGAGATGTTAAGTAATTAA
- a CDS encoding DUF6485 family protein, with protein sequence MECKAHKIAEKCPCTWMSCSKRGRCCDCIAYHRERDELPACYFSPEAEKTYDRSFVNFAKDKGLIS encoded by the coding sequence ATGGAATGTAAGGCTCATAAGATTGCGGAAAAATGTCCATGTACTTGGATGAGTTGTTCGAAAAGAGGTCGTTGCTGTGATTGTATAGCGTATCACAGAGAAAGGGATGAGTTGCCAGCTTGTTATTTTTCACCAGAAGCTGAAAAAACGTATGATAGGTCTTTTGTGAATTTTGCAAAAGATAAAGGACTTATTTCATGA
- a CDS encoding cob(I)yrinic acid a,c-diamide adenosyltransferase, translating into MSIATKKGDFGKTYLFSGERVEKDDLRVEAYGTGDELISHLAELKFYAKDFKDFIEEVQKIIFKINANLASTKLMENYFVSEEDMDFLDKMLADFEMEFGKLKSFIIPSETLAAAKCDVCRTVCRRFERRVVALSKDIKIDKNILKFINRLSDCLFMLARVVGKREGGYVDEFKKSNT; encoded by the coding sequence ATGAGTATTGCTACAAAAAAGGGTGATTTTGGAAAAACTTATCTGTTTTCGGGTGAAAGAGTAGAAAAAGATGATTTGAGAGTGGAGGCATACGGTACAGGGGATGAGCTTATTAGCCATCTTGCAGAATTAAAATTTTATGCAAAAGATTTTAAAGATTTTATTGAGGAAGTTCAAAAGATAATTTTTAAAATAAATGCCAACCTTGCAAGCACAAAACTTATGGAAAATTATTTTGTATCAGAAGAGGATATGGATTTTCTTGATAAGATGTTAGCAGATTTCGAAATGGAGTTTGGTAAGTTAAAAAGTTTTATAATACCGTCGGAAACACTGGCTGCTGCGAAGTGTGATGTATGTAGAACAGTTTGTCGCAGATTTGAAAGAAGAGTGGTGGCTTTGTCGAAAGATATTAAGATTGACAAAAACATTTTGAAGTTTATAAATAGGTTGAGTGATTGTTTGTTTATGCTGGCAAGGGTTGTTGGAAAAAGAGAAGGAGGTTATGTCGATGAGTTTAAAAAATCAAATACTTGA
- a CDS encoding GatB/YqeY domain-containing protein — MSLKNQILDDMKKFMREKNEIALGAIRMLRAEIKNAEIDKKKELDDDEVIQVVQSAIKKRKDAVEQYEKAGRADLAEKEKKEIEILSKYLPEQLSEEELKKIIEEEIGKLESKDKKYFGQVMKGVMSKVKGRADGKLVNKLVNEAFNGGN; from the coding sequence ATGAGTTTAAAAAATCAAATACTTGATGATATGAAAAAATTTATGAGAGAAAAAAATGAAATAGCTCTTGGAGCAATAAGGATGCTTAGAGCAGAGATTAAAAATGCTGAGATAGATAAAAAGAAAGAGCTTGATGATGATGAGGTTATTCAGGTTGTTCAAAGTGCTATTAAAAAGAGAAAAGATGCGGTAGAACAGTACGAAAAGGCCGGTAGAGCTGATTTGGCTGAAAAAGAGAAAAAAGAGATTGAGATTCTTTCTAAATATCTTCCTGAACAGTTAAGCGAAGAGGAGCTTAAAAAAATAATAGAAGAGGAAATAGGCAAGCTTGAAAGTAAAGATAAAAAATATTTTGGTCAGGTGATGAAGGGTGTGATGTCTAAAGTTAAAGGAAGAGCTGATGGCAAGCTTGTGAATAAACTTGTCAATGAGGCGTTCAATGGGGGTAATTGA
- a CDS encoding CvpA family protein, whose protein sequence is MGVIDIVLLIVIGVFGIKGLFRGLISEVFGILGLILGYVLAYQYYGIFAKIISGFGIKRSVADALGFVITFLLIYIVIFLIGTLLRKFFKTIKLGWMDKTGGFAFGVIKASVILGVLLYFLISVLPPSVAMSKDLKKSPVAKSFMKVTPYVFDMLNKLPKEKKRNPFKGIKF, encoded by the coding sequence ATGGGGGTAATTGATATTGTCTTGTTAATAGTCATTGGGGTTTTTGGTATCAAGGGTTTGTTTAGAGGGCTTATTAGTGAGGTTTTCGGTATTTTGGGATTAATTTTAGGGTATGTATTAGCTTATCAATATTATGGAATTTTTGCAAAGATAATAAGTGGGTTTGGTATTAAACGAAGTGTTGCCGATGCCTTAGGATTTGTGATTACGTTTTTGCTGATTTACATTGTTATATTTTTAATTGGAACTTTACTTAGAAAATTCTTTAAAACGATTAAACTTGGATGGATGGATAAGACTGGTGGTTTTGCCTTTGGGGTTATAAAGGCAAGTGTCATTTTAGGTGTTTTGTTATATTTTCTTATATCTGTATTGCCACCTTCTGTTGCCATGTCAAAGGATTTGAAAAAATCACCTGTTGCCAAAAGTTTCATGAAGGTAACCCCTTATGTTTTTGATATGCTGAATAAGTTGCCTAAGGAGAAAAAGAGAAATCCTTTTAAAGGTATAAAATTTTAA